CGTAAAATTCGACGCATAATCTTACCTGAACGCGTTTTTGGTAAGCCTGGCGACCATTGAATCATATCGGGGGAAGCTATCGGGCTTAGTTCTTTACGTACCCAATTTCGTACTTGAGTGGTCAGCTCATCACTTACAGTAACGCCTTCATTTGGCGTAATGTAAACATAAATACCTTGGCCTTTAATATCATGCGGATAACCTACTACTGCAGCCTCTGCTACCGCTTCGTGAGCTACCAGCGCACTTTCTATTTCAGCTGTACCTAAGCGATGTCCTGATACATTAAGCACATCGTCTACACGCCCTGTGATCCAGTAATAGCCATCTTCATCACGACGACAACCGTCACCTGTAAAGTAAACACCAGGGTAAGCACTAAAATAGGTTTGTTCAAAACGTTCATGATCGCCATAAACAGTACGTGCTTGTGACGGCCAGCTATCTAAAATTACTAAGTTACCATCAACCGCACCTTCTAGTGTATTACCCTCTGCATCATATAACGCTGGTGCAATACCAAAAAATGGATGCGTTGCTGAGCCAGGTTTAGTTTGAGTTGCACCTGGCAGTGGAGTGATCATAATACCGCCCGTTTCGGTTTGCCACCATGTATCTACAATTGGGCAATGAGCATTACCAATATTTTCGTAATACCAAGTCCATGCTTCTGGGTTGATGGGTTCACCCACCGAGCCTAAAATGCGTAAGCTTTCACGCTTTGAAGACGCTGTAGGCTCATCGCCTTTAGCCATTAACGCACGGATAGCTGTTGGTGCAGTGTATAAGATGGTTACGCCGTGTTTATCAATCACCTCGCCCATACGTCCGGCTGTTGGGTAGGTAGGCACGCCTTCAAATACCACTTGCGTACAGCCATTGACCAATGGCCCATAAGCAATATAACTGTGACCAGTGATCCAACCAACATCAGCACTACACCAATATACGTCGTCCTCTTGTAAATCAAACACGTACTCGTGGGTCATTGATGAGTAAACTAAGTAACCACCTGTAGTATGCACAACCCCTTTTGGTTGACCGGTAGAGCCCGAAGTATACAAAATAAAGAGTGGGTCTTCTGCATTCATATGCTCCGGTTCACATTGCGCCGGTTGGTCAGCTACAAGGTCATGCCACCAAATATCGTGTTCGTTCCAATCAACTTCGCCACCGGTTAGCTGGTGCACAATAACGTGCTCAATACTCGTTACAGACTCTTGTGCTACGGCTTCATCAACATTCGCTTTTAAAGGAACACAATTGCCCGCACGGCGACCTTCATCGGATGTGATCACCACTTTAGCGCCTGAATCTTTGATTCGATCTGCGATTGCAGAAGGAGAAAAACCACCAAATACAACCGAGTGAATAGCACCAATACGTGCACACGCTTGCATAGCGTATATGGCTTGCGGCGTCATTGGCATATAAATGGCAACTCGGTCACCTTTTTGTACACCCAGCTTTTTTAAGCCATTGGC
The genomic region above belongs to Pseudoalteromonas sp. MM1 and contains:
- the acs gene encoding acetate--CoA ligase yields the protein MSQSIYPVPAHIEKTTLVDNEKYNTLYKQSIDDPQGFWREHGQRLDWFTPYTKVKNTSFDKGHIDIKWYEDGVLNASYNCIDRHLKTKADKVALIWEGDNPSQSENISYQQLHDEVARFANGLKKLGVQKGDRVAIYMPMTPQAIYAMQACARIGAIHSVVFGGFSPSAIADRIKDSGAKVVITSDEGRRAGNCVPLKANVDEAVAQESVTSIEHVIVHQLTGGEVDWNEHDIWWHDLVADQPAQCEPEHMNAEDPLFILYTSGSTGQPKGVVHTTGGYLVYSSMTHEYVFDLQEDDVYWCSADVGWITGHSYIAYGPLVNGCTQVVFEGVPTYPTAGRMGEVIDKHGVTILYTAPTAIRALMAKGDEPTASSKRESLRILGSVGEPINPEAWTWYYENIGNAHCPIVDTWWQTETGGIMITPLPGATQTKPGSATHPFFGIAPALYDAEGNTLEGAVDGNLVILDSWPSQARTVYGDHERFEQTYFSAYPGVYFTGDGCRRDEDGYYWITGRVDDVLNVSGHRLGTAEIESALVAHEAVAEAAVVGYPHDIKGQGIYVYITPNEGVTVSDELTTQVRNWVRKELSPIASPDMIQWSPGLPKTRSGKIMRRILRKIAANEHQQLGDTSTLADPTVVDELIENRLNR